A genomic window from Silene latifolia isolate original U9 population chromosome 11, ASM4854445v1, whole genome shotgun sequence includes:
- the LOC141611583 gene encoding gallate 1-beta-glucosyltransferase 84A23-like, whose product MGSENGVINYKHLELIHVLMISFPGQGHVNPLLRLGKRIASAGFLVTFTTTEDFGRGIRESNDSISGDPVPVGDGFIRFEFIDDELTDDDPMRRDMDQYLLHLESVGRRWVLGTLNRMAQEDRPVSCLINNSFIPWVSDVAEEVGLPSAVLWPQSCASFLIHYYYHNKLIPFPTETTPDIDVEIPTLPLLKWDEIPTFLHPTTPYPFLRRAILGQYKNITKPFCILMDTFNELEKDTIEFTTKLLRSTPVRTIGPLFKKTVSGSDRVRADSYKADTECLKWLDGQADGSVVYISMGTIVYLKQEQIDELAEGLEAAGVSFLWVLKPPHPDMSSVPHRLPQGFLDRVGDKGKIISFSPQEQVLAHPAVACFVTHCGWNSTMEAITSGVPVIAFPQWSDQVTDAKFLCDVFGMGALLCRGEHDKRIIPRDEVERCVREATSGPKANEMKNNALKWKAAALEAIADSGSSDLNFRVFVDEIREKSHNLLPRSVTEQ is encoded by the exons ATGGGTTCAGAAAATGGTGTCATCAACTATAAGCATCTTGAGCTAATACATGTCTTGATGATCTCTTTCCCCGGTCAAGGCCATGTAAATCCGCTCCTACGGCTTGGTAAGCGTATAGCTTCCGCCGGCTTCTTGGTCACTTTCACCACGACTGAGGACTTCGGTCGTGGTATTCGTGAGTCTAATGATTCCATCTCGGGTGACCCCGTCCCTGTTGGGGATGGGTTCATCCGCTTTGAGTTCATCGATGATGAACTCACAGACGACGACCCCATGAGGCGAGACATGGACCAGTACCTCCTGCACTTGGAGTCTGTGGGTCGCCGTTGGGTTCTCGGCACACTGAACCGTATGGCGCAGGAGGATCGGCCTGTATCGTGCCTAATCAACAACTCCTTCATACCGTGGGTGTCTGACGTGGCGGAGGAAGTGGGATTGCCTAGTGCCGTGCTCTGGCCACAATCCTGCGCCTCCTTCCTCATCCACTATTACTACCACAACAAACTAATCCCATTCCCTACTGAAACTACCCCTGACATCGACGTCGAAATTCCCACCCTACCCTTACTCAAGTGGGATGAAATCCCCACTTTCCTGCACCCAACAACGCCGTATCCATTCCTACGGAGGGCAATATTGGGACAATACAAAAACATAACAAAGCCCTTCTGCATTCTGATGGACACCTTCAATGAGCTAGAGAAGGACACAATAGAGTTCACAACGAAACTACTAAGGTCAACCCCAGTTCGGACCATTGGGCCGCTGTTCAAGAAGACCGTGTCGGGTTCTGATCGGGTCAGAGCTGATTCCTACAAAGCGGATACAGAGTGCTTGAAGTGGCTCGATGGACAGGCAGATGGTTCGGTAGTGTACATATCGATGGGGACAATTGTGTACTTGAAGCAGGAGCAGATAGATGAGCTGGCGGAGGGACTTGAGGCAGCCGGGGTGTCGTTCTTGTGGGTTCTTAAGCCGCCACACCCAGATATGAGCTCAGTACCTCATAGATTGCCTCAAGGCTTCTTGGATAGAGTTGGCGATAAGGGCAAG ATCATCAGTTTCAGTCCACAAGAGCAAGTACTAGCACATCCGGCAGTAGCATGCTTCGTGACACACTGTGGTTGGAACTCAACCATGGAGGCAATAACCTCAGGTGTGCCCGTGATCGCATTCCCACAATGGAGCGACCAAGTGACCGATGCAAAGTTCCTTTGTGACGTATTTGGCATGGGTGCATTACTATGCAGGGGTGAGCATGATAAAAGGATCATCCCTAGGGACGAAGTTGAGAGGTGCGTAAGGGAAGCGACATCGGGGCCTAAAGCTAATGAGATGAAGAACAATGCCCTGAAATGGAAGGCTGCTGCCTTAGAGGCGATAGCCGATAGCGGATCCTCCGACCTCAATTTCCGGGTCTTTGTAGATGAGATTCGGGAGAAGAGTCACAATTTGCTTCCTAGGAGTGTTACTGAACAGTGA